TTAGGAGACTCCGATAGCTTTAAAGTGGCTTCAATGCCTTTTTCACGTAAAATTTTATCTGTTAAAGATGCACTGAGAATTTTATTGGCTATAGCTTTTCCTTCCGCATCAATTTTTTGACGCTCCGCTTCCTTCTTGGCTTTAGCCAATCTAAACTCATATTCCAAAGATTCTTGTTCTTGTTTGAGTTTGGTTTCGATAGCTGTTCTGATGGTCGGAGGTAATTTTACGTCTTCTACCAATACTCTTTTTACAACCAAATACTGATCTTTTAAAACCTGTTGTACTTCTTCAAGAATTTCATTTTGAATAGCATCTCTTTTACTTGAGTATAGTTGCTCCGGCGTATATCTTCCTACCACGCTCCTAGCCGCCGCATTAATAGCCGGATATAATAATTCTCTTTCGTAGTCTTCTCCTTTTGTTTTAATCAGGCTTCCTAAATTGTTAAATTCAGGTTCATACCAGACGGTTCCACTTACTTTAACTTCCAATCCGTTTACCGAAAGTACATTCATTTCATCGGAAATGGATTGTTGGCGTACTTTGCGAATGATCATTTTGTTCCAGGGGGCTACAATATTAAACCCTTCTCCATACGTTTTTTTCGTATTGATACCATCTCCAAAACGTTCAAAGACTACTCCTCCTTCTCCCGGACCTATGGTCACGGCCGATTTGGAAATAAAAATAATTCCCAGAATGATTACGATGATAGTGATTACCCCTCCTTTTGGGAATTTAAACTCTACTTGATTTCTTGCCATTTTTACTGAATTTTTAAATTTAATCAAATGTACAATTAAAAGTTGAAAAGTTAGTAGGTTGGGAAGTGTAAAAATTTGCTTTAATCTATAAAGTTCCGGGTATTAAGTTTTAAAGTGCTAAGTAGGTTTTCAACTCAACTTTTACACTTTCCAACGTGAAATTTTCTAACTTTAAACTGTATTATTATATTTTTCCGTAATATTTTCTAATAAACCACTCGCCTGATAATAATATCACCAGAAGTACTAACAACCATTCCCAATCAATAAAATGTTTATTTTTTGTTACTGCTTTCTGAGTAGTATAAAATCTTGAATCATCTAACAAATCTTGAATCAGCGAACGCCAGGCTGTTTTATAGTATGATTTCCCTCCTGTTTTGTCGGCTATTTTATATAATTTATCCGTATTGGCATTCGTAAATTGCTCTTCAATTTTAAAAGTCGTTATTTTAAAATTTCCCGATGCGGTTATTTCCTGATCTTTTACCTTGACGGTATAAAGATAATCGCCTGCAGGTAGGTTTTCTATTTGTAACTGATATGAATTTCCTACAACTGAAAATGGTAACCCTCTTTGTATGCTTTGATCCGAATTTGTAATTTCCATACTCAACGACACCCGGCTGTCAAACCTATAATTTTTGTCTAAATAAAGTGCGGTAACAGCTATGGGTGCATTTGCAGGAAACAGGTCATCTACCGTGACGTCCAGTCTTTTTCTAATTTTTGTTGAAGTCACGTATTGTATTAAGTTAGAGATAAAATGATCAAAAACTTCGAAAGTAGTTGAATTCAAATAACTTGCTGCCCTCCATTTCCATATTCCTTCGCCAAAAAGGATCGCGGATTTTTGCTCGCCTTCTTCAATCGTTGCCAATAAAGGGGTATCAAATGCAATTCCTTTAATATTCTGGAACAACAGGGGTTCGTATGCTTTTGAAAATATGTTTTCTCCAAAGGCATCCGTCAACGGAGGGAATTGACTAAAACCAATATCATCTTGAGAAAAAGTTAAAAAATTTGCATTATAACCTGCACTGTAATTTTCTGATTTACTGATGATATTTTTCCGTACTCCCAGTTGTTGTCTATTTAAAAACGACCAATCTGTTTTTGTACCTGTTACTATAAAATAATGAGCTTTATTTTTTTTTATGGCATCAAAAACAGTATTAAATTTAGTATTGGGCTGATATAATAATACTAATTGATAGTTCTCAATATTAAAAGTTTCTTTGCCTATCACTTTTATATCGGCTTTTCTCTGCTTATTAGTTTCTATAGACTTTTTAAGCGCTCCTACATCCGGATGTAAAACCGAAGTGATGATGAGCACCTTGGTTTGTTCGTCTATTACTTCTATGGCAAATGTTTTACTATTATTAGCAGTGTTTTTCTCTCCTTTGATTTTTTGTATAGATGCCGTATAGTAGTTTTTACCTTTTTTTAATGATAGAAGTGATGTTTGTATTGTCGCAGTTCTTTTAGTATCGGAAAAAGTAAGTCTTTTTGAAAAAACTCTTTTTCCGTTTGTACTGATCGTAAAAACACTGGAAACGGTTTCTTCCCCTTCATAATATAACAAACTCTCTATGGGAAACCGATTGTTGAGATAGCTATATCTATTTACATGTAACCGGCTTATTTTTAGATCCGTATGTTTTGTAGTATCTCCAATAACTATTGGGTATATGGGTTTGGGTGAATTTGAAAATTCATAATCGTTTCCATAAGTTTGATTCCCGTCAGTAATGAGTACAACAGCACCAACGGTATCTTCAAAAATAGAGTGAACGGATGTTATAGCTTCATTTATATTAGTTTGAGTCTCCGAATAGGTTATACTGTCTAATTTTTTAAAGCGATTCCCAAAAGAAAAATAAGAAGCAGTAAACTTATTATTTAACTGCGTATGATTCTTAAAATCGTTTAGAATGGTATTCACCTGTTCTTCTTCTTTGAAATAGGCTACAGATTCGGAATTATCTGCCAAAACGGCTAACCGAGGTTTTGTATCTATTATTTCCGTATGCTTAATTGTCGGATTGATAAAAAGCAGTAATAGGAGAAAAATACTAAGTGATCGCAAGCTATACAGAAAATACGTTACACTATTTCTACTTTTTGATCTATAGAAATATTGAAAATAGCCAACTCCCAAACTTAACATAAGGGCAATACCAATAAAAAAACCGGTTTCTAAATTCACATTATTTTAAAAAATATAAATTATAAATAAGCTCTTTTAAAAAGAAAAACCTACCCATATTAGCAAAGCATCAGAGCAAAAATTTCAGATTGAAAATTCTTTCAATTCATTTAGCATCTAAAGAGTCAAACGCTCATTAGCCCTATCAAATTATGTATAGGTTTATTATCTTTTTTAAGTAAGTATTCCGCCGTCAACACTTATTGTTTGACCTGTAACATAGGCACTCATATCCGACGCTAAAAAAACACAGGCATGTGCAATATCTTCCGGAGTTCCTCCTCTTTTCAGAGGAATGGCATCTCTCCACCCCTGCACTACCGCTTCATCTAATTTTGCTGTCATTTCGGTTTCTATAAAACCCGGAGCAATGACATTGCTTCTGATATTCCTAGATCCCAATTCTAAAGCTATGGATTTGGAAAACCCTATAATTCCTGCTTTGGATGCTGCATAATTTGACTGACCTGCATTTCCTTTTAGCCCTATAACGGAACTCATATTGATTATTGAGCCCCCTCTTTGCTTCATCATAGGCCTGATCACTGCTTTTGTAAGGTTAAAAACCGATTTTAAATTTACTTCAATGACATGATCAAAATCTTCTTCGGAAATTCTCATCAACAAATTATCTTTTGTAATTCCTGCATTGTTGACTAAAATAGCAATAGTGCCAAATTCTTCTAAAACTGATTTTACTAACTCCTGAGCGGTATCAAATTCAGCAGCATTAGATTGATATCCTCTGGCTTTTACACCTAGCGAATTTAATTCCGATTCCAATATATCGGCAGCGCTGACTGAAGCGTTATATGTAAAAGCTACATTAGCCCCCTGTTTTGCAAACTCCAGAGCAATTCCTCTACCTATTCCTCTGGTAGCACCCGTAATAATTGCAGTTTTATTTTCTAATAATTTCATTTAATGATCTGATTTAGGCATTCAAATATACTAAATAATACTCGTTTAAAATTTGAAAGCACCAAACGGAAAGCATGGAAATATCTATCAACTCTTTAATATATCGAGACCTTTGCAAAATAGTGATATATTCCGTATTAAAATTGATTTGGCTTCAAATTTCTTCCTTCTCGAAAATTTTAAACCCTCAAAACCAACAGGTTATTCCGGTTCAAATTTTTCTTCGGGCGTCGAACTTTTTTGCCAAATCAATTCTGCAAAGGTCTCATATCTATTTCTTTTTGTCCAATAAAAAATCCGTAAAGCAAGTTTTACGGATTTTTTATTTCTTTATGGTGTTATTTCTATTGCTTTACTTTTTCAGTTTTCACATAGTTAAATAAATAATCTACATCTAGTTCTTTAATTATTCCTAATTTTTTCAGAGAGGCAACATCCAAATCTTTTTTATTGCCAATGACCATTACATTGTAAGATTCTCCTTTAATATTTTTATCAAAGAATACTCTTAAGTCGTTCATAGTCATATTTTTTATGGTATTATACATAACTTCTCTGTGATCGTTGTCAATTCCTAATTTTTTTAATCTTTCATATGACCAGAAAATATTAGATTTTGTTATCCTTTGTGCTGCTAGTTTTTTTAATGTAGATTCTTTTGCTGCATTAAATTGTTTCTCTGCTTCCGGCATATCATTCATCAACTCCATCATGGCATCTACTGCCTGTTCTAATTTATTTGCTTGTGTACCTACATATGCCATTACATAATTCGGTGAATCTTTTTCAGAGGCATTACTGTAAGAAGCAAAAGCTGAATATGCCAAGGATTTGGACTCTCTGATTTCTTGAAATACGATAGATGACAGCCCGCTTCCAAAATACGTATTAAACAGTGTTGAGGCAGCCATATTTTCTGGTTTGAAAGGTGCTCCTTTAGCCAAAAACAGCATTTCTGTTTGCACCATATCATAGTCGGTAAAGAATACATTTCCTCCGGTCTCGGTTTCTTTGTATTCTTTTTTGAACGGGTATTCTTTTAAATCTCCGAAAATTTTGTGTTCCGTATTTAATGAAGCTACGGCAGCATCAATATCTTTGCCATAATAAAAAACTCGTTGCTGATAATTTTTCATGTCTTTAATTAAAGAAACCAAATCTTCCGGATCAATGGCTTTTAACTCATCCATTTGCATAATGTCTCT
This window of the Flavobacteriaceae bacterium genome carries:
- a CDS encoding prohibitin family protein, with translation MARNQVEFKFPKGGVITIIVIILGIIFISKSAVTIGPGEGGVVFERFGDGINTKKTYGEGFNIVAPWNKMIIRKVRQQSISDEMNVLSVNGLEVKVSGTVWYEPEFNNLGSLIKTKGEDYERELLYPAINAAARSVVGRYTPEQLYSSKRDAIQNEILEEVQQVLKDQYLVVKRVLVEDVKLPPTIRTAIETKLKQEQESLEYEFRLAKAKKEAERQKIDAEGKAIANKILSASLTDKILREKGIEATLKLSESPNSKVIVIGSGKDGIPLILGNQ
- a CDS encoding VWA domain-containing protein, giving the protein MNPTIKHTEIIDTKPRLAVLADNSESVAYFKEEEQVNTILNDFKNHTQLNNKFTASYFSFGNRFKKLDSITYSETQTNINEAITSVHSIFEDTVGAVVLITDGNQTYGNDYEFSNSPKPIYPIVIGDTTKHTDLKISRLHVNRYSYLNNRFPIESLLYYEGEETVSSVFTISTNGKRVFSKRLTFSDTKRTATIQTSLLSLKKGKNYYTASIQKIKGEKNTANNSKTFAIEVIDEQTKVLIITSVLHPDVGALKKSIETNKQRKADIKVIGKETFNIENYQLVLLYQPNTKFNTVFDAIKKNKAHYFIVTGTKTDWSFLNRQQLGVRKNIISKSENYSAGYNANFLTFSQDDIGFSQFPPLTDAFGENIFSKAYEPLLFQNIKGIAFDTPLLATIEEGEQKSAILFGEGIWKWRAASYLNSTTFEVFDHFISNLIQYVTSTKIRKRLDVTVDDLFPANAPIAVTALYLDKNYRFDSRVSLSMEITNSDQSIQRGLPFSVVGNSYQLQIENLPAGDYLYTVKVKDQEITASGNFKITTFKIEEQFTNANTDKLYKIADKTGGKSYYKTAWRSLIQDLLDDSRFYTTQKAVTKNKHFIDWEWLLVLLVILLSGEWFIRKYYGKI
- the fabG gene encoding 3-oxoacyl-[acyl-carrier-protein] reductase, yielding MKLLENKTAIITGATRGIGRGIALEFAKQGANVAFTYNASVSAADILESELNSLGVKARGYQSNAAEFDTAQELVKSVLEEFGTIAILVNNAGITKDNLLMRISEEDFDHVIEVNLKSVFNLTKAVIRPMMKQRGGSIINMSSVIGLKGNAGQSNYAASKAGIIGFSKSIALELGSRNIRSNVIAPGFIETEMTAKLDEAVVQGWRDAIPLKRGGTPEDIAHACVFLASDMSAYVTGQTISVDGGILT